Proteins encoded in a region of the Manis javanica isolate MJ-LG chromosome 15, MJ_LKY, whole genome shotgun sequence genome:
- the KLHL22 gene encoding kelch-like protein 22 isoform X1 produces the protein MAEEQELTQLCKSSAQPAHPHCINNTYRSTQHSQALLRGLLALRDSGILFDVVLVVEGRHIEAHRILLAASCDYFRGMFAGGLKEMEQEEVLIHGVSYNAMCQILHFIYTSELELSLSNVQETLVAACQLQIPEIIHFCCDFLMSWVDEENILDVYRLAELFDLSRLTEQLDTYILKNFVAFSRTDKYRQLPLEKVYSLLSSNRLEVSCETEVYEGALLYHYTLEQVQADQISLHEPPKLLETVRFPLMEAEVLQRLHDKLDPSPLRDTVASALMYHQNESLQPSLQGPQTELRSDFQCVVGFGGIHSTPSTVLSDQAKYLNPLLGEWKHFTASLAPRMSNQGIAVLNNFVYLIGGDNNVQGFRAESRCWRYDPRHNRWFQIQSLQQEHADLCVCVVGRHIYAVAGRDYHHDLNAVERYDPTTNSWAYVAPLRREVYAHAGATLEGKMYITCGRRGEDYLKETHCYDPGSNTWHTLAEGPVRRAWHGMATLLDKLYVIGGSNNDAGYRRDVHQVACYSCTSVQWSSVCPLPAGHGEPGIAVLDNRIYVLGGRSHNRGSRTGYVHIYDVEKDCWEEGPQLDNSISGLAACVLTLPRSLLLEPPRGTPDRSQADPDFASEVMSVSDWEEFDNSSED, from the exons ATGGCGGAAGAGCAGGAGCTCACCCAGCTGTGCAAGTCGTCTGCGCAGCCCGCTCACCCACACTGCATCAACAACACCTACCGGAGCACACAGCACTCCCAGGCCCTACTCCGGGGGCTGCTGGCCCTCCGGGACAGTGGCATCCTCTTTGACGTCGTCCTCGTGGTGGAGGGAAGACACATTGAGGCTCATCGCATCCTGCTGGCTGCATCCTGTGATTACTTCCG AGGAATGTTTGCCGGGGGGTTGAAGGAGATGGAACAGGAAGAGGTCCTGATCCACGGTGTGTCCTACAATGCCATGTGCCAAATCCTGCATTTCATATACACCTCTGAGTTGGAGCTCAGCCTGAGCAACGTCCAGGAGACACTGGTCGCCGCCTGCCAGCTTCAG ATCCCAGAAATCATCCATTTCTGCTGTGATTTCCTCATGTCCTGGGTGGATGAAGAGAACATCCTTGATGTCTACCGCCTGGCAGAGCTGTTTGACTTAAGCCGCCTGACCGAGCAGCTGGACACCTACATCCTTAAAAACTTTGTGGCCTTCTCGCGGACTGACAAGTACCGCCAGCTTCCCCTGGAGAAGGTCTACTCCCTCCTGAGCAGCAACCGCTTAGAGGTCTCCTGCGAGACTGAGGTGTACGAGGGCGCCCTGCTCTACCATTACACTCTGGAGCAGGTGCAGGCCGACCAGATCTCACTGCACGAGCCCCCGAAGCTCCTCGAGACGGTGCGGTTTCCCCTGATGGAAGCTGAGGTCCTCCAGCGGCTGCATGACAAGCTGGACCCCAGCCCGCTGAGGGACACAGTGGCCAGTGCCCTCATGTACCATCAGAACGAgagcctgcagcccagcctgcAGGGCCCGCAGACAGAGCTGCGGTCAGACTTCCAGTGTGTCGTGGGCTTTGGGGGCATTCACTCCACGCCTTCCACTGTCCTCAGCGACCAGGCCAAGTACCTGAATCCCCTGCTGGGAGAGTGGaaacacttcactgcctccctggCCCCCCGAATGTCCAACCAGGGCATCGCGGTGCTCAACAACTTTGTGTACCTGATTGGAGGGGACAACAACGTCCAGGGGTTCCGAGCCGAGTCCCGATGCTGGAG GTATGACCCAAGGCACAACCGCTGGTTCCAGATCCAGTCCCTGCAGCAGGAGCACGCCGACCTGTGTGTATGTGTCGTGGGCAGGCACATTTACGCGGTGGCCGGCCGTGACTACCATCACGACCTGAATGCTGTGGAGCGCTATGACCCCACCACCAACTCCTGGGCCTACGTGGCCCCGCTCAGGAGGGAG GTGTATGCCCATGCGGGCGCCACACTGGAGGGAAAGATGTACATCACCTGTGGCCGCAGAGGGGAGGACTACCTAAAAGAGACGCACTGCTACGACCCAGGCAGCAACACCTGGCACACGCTGGCCGAGGGGCCCGTGCGGCGGGCGTGGCACGGCATGGCCACCCTCCTGGACAAACTTTATGTGATTGGGGGCAGCAACAATGACGCTGGCTACAGGAGGGACGTGCACCAG GTGGCCTGCTACAGCTGCACATCTGTGCAGTGGTCATCCGTCTGCCCGCTCCCAGCGGGGCATGGCGAGCCTGGCATTGCTGTGCTGGACAACAGGATCTATGTGTTGGGCGGCCGCTCACACAACCGTGGCAGCCGCACAGGCTACGTGCACATCTACGACGTGGAGAAGGACTGCTGGGAGGAGGGGCCCCAGCTGGACAACTCCATCTCCGGCCTGGCGGCCTGCGTGCTCACCCTGCCCCGCTCCCTGCTCCTCGAGCCACCCCGCGGGACCCCGGACCGCAGCCAGGCAGACCCAGACTTCGCCTCCGAGGTGATGAGTGTGTCTGACTGGGAGGAGTTTGACAACTCCAGTGAGGACTAG
- the KLHL22 gene encoding kelch-like protein 22 isoform X2 — translation MAEEQELTQLCKSSAQPAHPHCINNTYRSTQHSQALLRGLLALRDSGILFDVVLVVEGRHIEAHRILLAASCDYFRGMFAGGLKEMEQEEVLIHGVSYNAMCQILHFIYTSELELSLSNVQETLVAACQLQIPEIIHFCCDFLMSWVDEENILDVYRLAELFDLSRLTEQLDTYILKNFVAFSRTDKYRQLPLEKVYSLLSSNRLEVSCETEVYEGALLYHYTLEQVQADQISLHEPPKLLETVRFPLMEAEVLQRLHDKLDPSPLRDTVASALMYHQNESLQPSLQGPQTELRSDFQCVVGFGGIHSTPSTVLSDQAKYLNPLLGEWKHFTASLAPRMSNQGIAVLNNFVYLIGGDNNVQGFRAESRCWRYDPRHNRWFQIQSLQQEHADLCVCVVGRHIYAVAGRDYHHDLNAVERYDPTTNSWAYVAPLRREVACYSCTSVQWSSVCPLPAGHGEPGIAVLDNRIYVLGGRSHNRGSRTGYVHIYDVEKDCWEEGPQLDNSISGLAACVLTLPRSLLLEPPRGTPDRSQADPDFASEVMSVSDWEEFDNSSED, via the exons ATGGCGGAAGAGCAGGAGCTCACCCAGCTGTGCAAGTCGTCTGCGCAGCCCGCTCACCCACACTGCATCAACAACACCTACCGGAGCACACAGCACTCCCAGGCCCTACTCCGGGGGCTGCTGGCCCTCCGGGACAGTGGCATCCTCTTTGACGTCGTCCTCGTGGTGGAGGGAAGACACATTGAGGCTCATCGCATCCTGCTGGCTGCATCCTGTGATTACTTCCG AGGAATGTTTGCCGGGGGGTTGAAGGAGATGGAACAGGAAGAGGTCCTGATCCACGGTGTGTCCTACAATGCCATGTGCCAAATCCTGCATTTCATATACACCTCTGAGTTGGAGCTCAGCCTGAGCAACGTCCAGGAGACACTGGTCGCCGCCTGCCAGCTTCAG ATCCCAGAAATCATCCATTTCTGCTGTGATTTCCTCATGTCCTGGGTGGATGAAGAGAACATCCTTGATGTCTACCGCCTGGCAGAGCTGTTTGACTTAAGCCGCCTGACCGAGCAGCTGGACACCTACATCCTTAAAAACTTTGTGGCCTTCTCGCGGACTGACAAGTACCGCCAGCTTCCCCTGGAGAAGGTCTACTCCCTCCTGAGCAGCAACCGCTTAGAGGTCTCCTGCGAGACTGAGGTGTACGAGGGCGCCCTGCTCTACCATTACACTCTGGAGCAGGTGCAGGCCGACCAGATCTCACTGCACGAGCCCCCGAAGCTCCTCGAGACGGTGCGGTTTCCCCTGATGGAAGCTGAGGTCCTCCAGCGGCTGCATGACAAGCTGGACCCCAGCCCGCTGAGGGACACAGTGGCCAGTGCCCTCATGTACCATCAGAACGAgagcctgcagcccagcctgcAGGGCCCGCAGACAGAGCTGCGGTCAGACTTCCAGTGTGTCGTGGGCTTTGGGGGCATTCACTCCACGCCTTCCACTGTCCTCAGCGACCAGGCCAAGTACCTGAATCCCCTGCTGGGAGAGTGGaaacacttcactgcctccctggCCCCCCGAATGTCCAACCAGGGCATCGCGGTGCTCAACAACTTTGTGTACCTGATTGGAGGGGACAACAACGTCCAGGGGTTCCGAGCCGAGTCCCGATGCTGGAG GTATGACCCAAGGCACAACCGCTGGTTCCAGATCCAGTCCCTGCAGCAGGAGCACGCCGACCTGTGTGTATGTGTCGTGGGCAGGCACATTTACGCGGTGGCCGGCCGTGACTACCATCACGACCTGAATGCTGTGGAGCGCTATGACCCCACCACCAACTCCTGGGCCTACGTGGCCCCGCTCAGGAGGGAG GTGGCCTGCTACAGCTGCACATCTGTGCAGTGGTCATCCGTCTGCCCGCTCCCAGCGGGGCATGGCGAGCCTGGCATTGCTGTGCTGGACAACAGGATCTATGTGTTGGGCGGCCGCTCACACAACCGTGGCAGCCGCACAGGCTACGTGCACATCTACGACGTGGAGAAGGACTGCTGGGAGGAGGGGCCCCAGCTGGACAACTCCATCTCCGGCCTGGCGGCCTGCGTGCTCACCCTGCCCCGCTCCCTGCTCCTCGAGCCACCCCGCGGGACCCCGGACCGCAGCCAGGCAGACCCAGACTTCGCCTCCGAGGTGATGAGTGTGTCTGACTGGGAGGAGTTTGACAACTCCAGTGAGGACTAG